In Wolbachia endosymbiont of Cimex lectularius, the following are encoded in one genomic region:
- a CDS encoding lipase family protein, which yields MSTEEDQKTTEIKDRCHSRDLGIEREEGPEILGGKSQETPAIPEDELGDFQCSSFESDTYEVIECDPNKIQIAGFSKQELLEMCNFCKISYGSNDEKLDSKYKIKAELINEGYSIIPFYYNERNKKCAGFVFTKDKEITIAYRGTKDFDDVMTDVSTAFTSEFLPEGGKMHDGFHNAFYDSLPSLGKILDGYAEEQGSEIKDFRINCTGHSMGAALATITALYLKKVKDAEYVRVATFGSPRVFDFHGAEIYEKLLGENTIRVTNSSDPIPMFPSGSMGFKHVGKPLKIKTGNFVINCFGMSFCIVGEYYHKTDTYYSCIQDIKPEDFQSNNSVSRYYYLSYVAAVPYYITTTALTIPYYLFPSAISNTEQRYFEREMKFADDRRLMSLKDNKNGLVIHALGNAMVSLENPLIISHIECNINGRGEGLKFNIYDIASFVNSNYHLNRNNMRLRQLCEIEDVPVKGVPNLIDAENHVPGSRNTISDLVNEPATSSRAVNEAGSKQLQNPKPKSASSQQPQKNAVDKGKNIMNNGHTSTKHLVSNNCKGGEMGNGNKNKSIKEKLSGAIKSIDPDTVERLLNQEGTNITESILKEALGQARERTKNSKESGKKKQSQKNRLTKIIELLEAKLKSIGGAAPSVDDSATTGSQVTPAAEPKESEEDQPDSSSLSPQSAVSGHSSSSSNFVNVPTSDEGGTETSNGEHSQTPDSNNDSLSFEKIDEEPSVILANSKGEDGQRGSQPSLSLFNLPLPPASDNGLSKAIDDLDDWSKASDIIDEEDIDNYDLSWLFLEEGEQIPHPENLEPEPTLSSTSKKSEQVNNTIPPNTKSSNLHIIAASALAVAGIILGVAIAVHLGMLAVGILVGACCLVAAAVMYHYEWPSSFIETNKVEKVVPNEKKEPVATSA from the coding sequence TTGAGTACAGAAGAAGATCAAAAAACAACTGAAATTAAAGATCGTTGCCATTCTAGAGATTTGGGTATTGAAAGAGAAGAAGGGCCTGAAATTTTAGGCGGTAAAAGTCAAGAAACACCAGCTATTCCCGAAGATGAACTTGGAGATTTTCAATGCAGTAGCTTTGAGAGCGATACCTATGAAGTTATCGAGTGTGATCCAAACAAAATACAAATTGCAGGATTTAGTAAGCAAGAATTGTTAGAAATGTGTAATTTCTGTAAAATAAGCTATGGTAGCAACGATGAAAAGTTGGATAGTAAATATAAAATTAAAGCTGAACTCATTAATGAAGGTTATAGTATTATTCCATTTTATTATAATGAGAGAAACAAAAAGTGTGCAGGTTTTGTTTTTACAAAAGATAAAGAAATAACTATAGCTTATCGCGGTACTAAAGACTTTGATGATGTGATGACTGATGTAAGCACAGCGTTTACCTCAGAATTTTTACCTGAAGGTGGGAAAATGCATGATGGTTTTCACAATGCATTTTATGATTCGTTGCCTAGTCTTGGTAAAATATTGGACGGTTATGCTGAAGAGCAAGGATCAGAAATCAAAGATTTTAGAATTAATTGTACGGGCCATAGTATGGGAGCCGCTCTTGCTACCATAACTGCTTTATATCTTAAGAAAGTAAAAGATGCTGAATACGTTCGTGTTGCAACTTTTGGTTCTCCAAGAGTTTTCGATTTCCATGGTGCTGAAATTTATGAAAAACTTCTTGGAGAAAATACCATTAGAGTAACTAATTCGTCAGACCCAATACCGATGTTTCCATCTGGCTCTATGGGCTTTAAGCACGTAGGTAAACCACTAAAAATAAAAACAGGTAATTTCGTAATAAACTGCTTTGGAATGAGCTTCTGTATAGTGGGAGAATATTATCATAAAACGGATACCTATTATAGTTGCATTCAAGATATAAAACCAGAAGATTTCCAATCAAATAATAGTGTATCTAGATACTATTACCTTTCTTACGTAGCCGCAGTGCCTTATTATATAACCACTACAGCTTTAACTATACCTTATTATCTTTTTCCAAGTGCTATTTCAAACACGGAACAACGCTATTTTGAAAGGGAAATGAAGTTTGCTGATGACCGAAGATTAATGAGTCTCAAGGATAATAAAAACGGGCTTGTAATCCACGCACTTGGCAATGCTATGGTTAGTTTAGAAAATCCTTTAATAATATCTCATATAGAGTGCAACATTAATGGAAGAGGCGAAGGGTTAAAATTTAACATTTATGACATTGCTTCTTTTGTTAACAGTAATTATCACCTAAATAGAAACAATATGAGGTTAAGGCAGTTGTGTGAAATTGAAGACGTGCCTGTTAAAGGAGTGCCTAATTTAATTGATGCTGAAAATCATGTTCCTGGTAGCAGGAATACTATTAGTGATTTAGTAAATGAGCCTGCAACTTCAAGTCGAGCAGTGAATGAAGCAGGTAGTAAACAATTACAAAACCCAAAACCCAAAAGTGCCAGCAGCCAACAGCCACAAAAAAATGCTGTGGACAAAGGAAAAAATATTATGAACAATGGACATACTTCAACGAAGCATCTTGTAAGCAATAATTGTAAGGGAGGTGAAATGGGTAATGGTAACAAAAATAAAAGCATAAAAGAAAAATTGTCTGGTGCTATCAAGAGTATCGATCCCGATACGGTAGAACGTTTACTGAACCAAGAAGGCACTAATATAACTGAGTCTATTTTAAAGGAAGCCTTAGGTCAAGCTAGGGAAAGAACTAAGAACTCGAAGGAGAGCGGTAAGAAAAAACAGAGCCAGAAAAATAGACTCACAAAAATTATAGAACTGCTTGAAGCAAAGCTCAAGAGCATTGGTGGTGCAGCACCATCAGTAGATGATAGTGCTACTACAGGTAGTCAGGTAACTCCTGCGGCAGAGCCTAAAGAAAGTGAAGAGGATCAACCAGATTCATCATCACTTTCACCACAGAGTGCTGTGAGTGGGCATAGTAGTAGTTCTTCAAACTTCGTTAATGTACCTACAAGTGATGAAGGTGGTACTGAAACCAGTAATGGCGAGCATTCTCAAACTCCTGATTCTAACAATGACTCTTTATCATTTGAGAAGATAGATGAAGAGCCTTCAGTAATTCTAGCAAATAGTAAGGGTGAAGATGGTCAAAGGGGTTCACAGCCATCTTTATCACTGTTTAATCTCCCTTTGCCACCTGCAAGTGATAATGGGCTTAGTAAAGCTATCGATGATTTGGACGATTGGAGTAAAGCTAGCGATATAATTGATGAAGAAGATATTGACAATTATGATCTATCATGGCTCTTTTTAGAGGAAGGGGAGCAAATTCCACATCCAGAAAATCTAGAACCGGAACCAACGCTTTCATCAACTAGCAAAAAATCTGAACAAGTGAATAATACTATTCCACCAAACACAAAAAGTAGCAATCTGCATATTATAGCTGCTTCCGCCTTAGCAGTAGCTGGGATTATACTAGGAGTGGCTATTGCGGTCCACTTAGGGATGTTAGCAGTAGGAATATTAGTTGGAGCTTGTTGTTTGGTTGCTGCAGCAGTTATGTATCACTATGAATGGCCTAGCAGCTTTATTGAAACCAATAAGGTCGAAAAGGTTGTACCCAACGAGAAGAAAGAACCTGTAGCTACATCTGCATAA
- the hemA gene encoding 5-aminolevulinate synthase has protein sequence MIDYEEIFLNKIKDIKEEGRYREFTHFASLPGRLPYIMDYEKNREVIVWCSNNYLGMSQNESVIAAIHNSSVGAGGTRNISGTTKEVVELEKSLACLHNKEAALTFACGYLANQTTLSTLLSVIPDVVIFSDEKNHSSMIEGIKSGKRPKYIFRHNDIDHLEQLLKSVGRKTPKIIAFESIYSMDGDIAPLREICDLADQYNAITYLDEVHAVGMYGPRSGGIAEREGLMDRVTVIQGTLSKAFGVMGGYIASSKSLVDVIRSSAPGFIFTTAMSPVLAAAAKASVEHLKLSDIEREKQKQVVEKVKNSLRNAGINLILTRTHIIPIIIGDPELSKIASKLLFDEHGIYVQHINYPTVPKGTERFRITPTPYHTDEMIKHLTESLVKVFEKLSISVACLC, from the coding sequence TTGATAGACTACGAAGAAATATTCTTAAATAAAATCAAAGATATAAAAGAAGAAGGGCGCTATCGGGAATTCACGCATTTTGCGTCGTTGCCTGGCAGGCTTCCCTATATTATGGATTATGAAAAAAATAGGGAAGTAATCGTCTGGTGCAGTAATAACTATTTAGGAATGTCACAAAATGAGAGTGTTATTGCCGCTATTCACAACTCATCTGTTGGCGCGGGGGGAACGAGAAATATCTCCGGTACAACAAAAGAGGTTGTTGAACTTGAGAAATCCCTGGCTTGTTTGCATAACAAGGAGGCTGCTTTAACTTTTGCTTGTGGCTACCTTGCCAACCAGACTACACTTAGCACTTTATTGTCCGTTATTCCTGACGTGGTAATTTTTTCAGATGAGAAAAACCACTCTTCGATGATAGAAGGCATAAAGTCAGGAAAAAGACCTAAATATATATTCAGGCATAATGACATTGATCACTTAGAGCAGTTATTAAAGTCTGTGGGTAGAAAAACGCCAAAAATAATAGCGTTTGAATCCATATATTCAATGGATGGTGATATAGCGCCGCTGAGAGAAATATGCGACTTGGCAGATCAATATAATGCAATTACCTATTTGGATGAGGTACACGCAGTTGGCATGTATGGCCCGCGTAGTGGCGGAATTGCAGAAAGAGAAGGTCTGATGGATAGAGTGACTGTTATTCAAGGTACATTATCGAAAGCTTTTGGAGTGATGGGCGGATATATAGCGTCTTCAAAAAGCTTAGTGGATGTAATAAGAAGTTCCGCTCCAGGGTTTATTTTCACCACTGCTATGTCGCCTGTTCTAGCAGCAGCAGCAAAAGCAAGCGTTGAACATTTGAAATTAAGTGACATTGAAAGGGAGAAGCAAAAACAAGTTGTTGAAAAGGTAAAAAACTCACTGAGAAACGCGGGAATTAATCTTATCCTAACAAGAACTCATATAATTCCGATAATAATTGGTGATCCAGAGTTATCCAAAATAGCATCAAAGTTATTATTTGATGAGCATGGAATATATGTTCAACATATAAATTACCCAACAGTTCCCAAGGGAACTGAGCGCTTTCGTATTACCCCCACACCTTATCATACTGACGAAATGATAAAACATTTAACAGAGTCTCTTGTAAAAGTTTTTGAGAAATTGTCTATCTCTGTGGCTTGTTTATGTTAG
- a CDS encoding inositol monophosphatase family protein, with the protein MSISSPRINVMLDSVRSASKQLMRDFNELQISNIKSADFINKTYSRCKQTIYNRLHDYKQDYGFIFEDNTDQEIKDDTYTWFIMPIESRENFSSCMVYFAVSVCLIHKNKVVAAVIDAPALRETFWAEEKKGAFLEDFRSRHIKMRMKSRKGGLIDVSGNLLNKLLPSNSNVRSIGSTVLGFAYLAAGRYSGIVYSGVNKYKALLGKLFLQESSGRLREDNGLIIAGDIKLT; encoded by the coding sequence ATGTCCATTTCATCACCACGGATTAATGTGATGCTTGATTCTGTACGCAGTGCTTCCAAGCAGCTTATGCGTGATTTTAATGAATTGCAAATTTCCAATATCAAGTCAGCAGACTTTATTAATAAAACTTACTCAAGATGCAAGCAAACTATATACAATCGCTTACATGATTATAAGCAAGACTACGGTTTTATCTTTGAAGACAATACTGATCAAGAAATAAAAGATGATACTTATACCTGGTTCATTATGCCTATAGAAAGCAGAGAGAATTTTTCCAGTTGTATGGTTTATTTTGCAGTGTCGGTCTGTCTAATCCATAAAAACAAAGTTGTAGCAGCCGTAATTGATGCTCCAGCTCTCAGAGAAACTTTTTGGGCAGAAGAGAAAAAGGGGGCTTTTCTTGAAGACTTTAGATCTCGTCATATAAAAATGCGAATGAAAAGCCGTAAAGGAGGCTTAATAGATGTAAGTGGTAATTTGTTAAATAAGTTACTGCCTAGCAACAGCAATGTACGTTCCATCGGTTCAACAGTTTTAGGTTTTGCATACCTTGCCGCAGGAAGATACAGTGGAATAGTTTACTCTGGAGTTAACAAATATAAAGCCTTGCTTGGCAAACTTTTTCTGCAAGAGAGTAGCGGAAGGCTAAGAGAAGACAATGGATTAATCATTGCTGGAGATATAAAACTAACATAA
- the efp gene encoding elongation factor P — protein sequence MAERANDIRPGQVLEHNGGLFLVVSIMHTQPGKGGAYIQAEMKNIKTGAKHYERFRSDATIRRAILDEEEYVYLFTEGNIVNLMHPSNYEQIAINLDLLGEKKIYLQDNMKVKVVTYQDKIISAHVPDYVTLTVKETESVIKGQTVTSSYKPAILENGMRVNVPQFIKEEDKIVVYTPDDSYYERVKE from the coding sequence ATGGCAGAAAGAGCTAATGATATTAGGCCAGGTCAAGTGTTGGAACACAATGGCGGTTTGTTTTTGGTTGTAAGTATTATGCATACTCAGCCTGGCAAGGGTGGTGCATACATACAAGCAGAAATGAAGAACATTAAAACCGGAGCAAAACACTATGAAAGGTTCCGCTCTGATGCAACAATCAGAAGAGCAATTTTAGATGAAGAGGAGTATGTTTATCTCTTTACTGAAGGAAATATTGTAAACCTTATGCATCCGAGTAATTACGAGCAGATCGCTATAAATTTGGACTTATTAGGAGAAAAAAAGATTTATTTACAGGATAATATGAAAGTCAAAGTAGTAACTTACCAGGATAAAATAATCTCTGCGCATGTGCCTGATTACGTTACATTGACTGTAAAAGAAACAGAGTCTGTTATTAAGGGGCAGACTGTTACTTCCTCTTATAAACCTGCAATTTTAGAAAACGGAATGCGCGTTAACGTGCCTCAATTTATAAAAGAAGAGGACAAAATTGTAGTATATACCCCCGATGACAGCTATTACGAAAGGGTAAAAGAGTAA
- the rimM gene encoding ribosome maturation factor RimM (Essential for efficient processing of 16S rRNA) → MNDNLVYLGIITSPHGIKGAVKVKTFTEKPENISLYGELISGDESYKIDSVSVIGDNLVIATISGVNSRNEAELLRNKKLYIKRDKLPQLNDENELYQSDLINMEVRLENNELYGYVESIHNFGSGDVLEISVIGTKKNIMLSFTKEIFPHINVKERYIALNMPEFID, encoded by the coding sequence ATGAACGACAATTTAGTATACCTCGGAATCATTACTTCTCCTCATGGAATTAAAGGAGCCGTTAAAGTAAAAACTTTCACTGAAAAACCCGAAAATATTTCTCTATATGGTGAGCTGATAAGTGGTGATGAGAGTTACAAGATAGACTCAGTATCTGTCATAGGTGATAATTTAGTAATAGCCACGATAAGCGGAGTAAATTCTCGTAACGAAGCAGAGCTTTTAAGAAATAAGAAACTATACATAAAAAGGGACAAGCTACCACAATTAAATGATGAGAATGAGCTTTATCAAAGTGACCTTATAAATATGGAAGTAAGGCTAGAGAATAATGAATTATATGGCTATGTAGAATCTATACACAATTTCGGTTCAGGAGATGTATTGGAAATTTCAGTCATCGGCACAAAAAAGAATATTATGCTGTCTTTTACTAAAGAGATATTTCCGCATATAAACGTAAAGGAAAGGTATATAGCACTCAATATGCCAGAATTCATTGATTAA
- a CDS encoding MFS transporter: MANSAYNWTFAISQFVSGAMFNVFSSKRIYFFSLSTMILGFLVLIDSENFSHLILSQVLIAIGASFGFIGAAHISSTCFPVAQFGLVFSLVQTISSLSALVIQILFSSFLAEGYILEKSDHVHNTTWCVNICAYVLLPRSTLRTCLKSWKCEVK; this comes from the coding sequence CTGGCTAACTCAGCGTATAATTGGACTTTTGCCATCTCACAGTTTGTTAGTGGGGCAATGTTTAATGTTTTTTCCAGTAAAAGAATCTACTTCTTCTCATTATCAACTATGATCCTTGGGTTTCTTGTTCTTATTGATAGTGAAAACTTCTCCCATTTGATTTTATCTCAAGTGTTAATTGCAATTGGAGCGTCGTTTGGTTTTATTGGGGCTGCTCATATAAGTAGCACCTGTTTTCCCGTTGCCCAATTTGGGCTGGTGTTTTCACTAGTGCAGACAATTTCAAGCCTTTCTGCACTGGTAATTCAAATATTGTTCTCTAGCTTTCTCGCTGAAGGGTATATATTGGAAAAATCTGATCATGTGCATAATACTACTTGGTGTGTCAATATTTGTGCTTATGTTCTTCTACCCAGAAGCACTCTTAGAACCTGTTTAAAATCTTGGAAATGTGAGGTAAAGTAA